The window CACATAGGGACCCTCCCAGTTTGGGTCTAGCTTGCCTATGCCCTGAAGCCGACTTACACTGTTCTTCCTCAAAACCAAGTCCCCTGGCTTAAAAGACAGAGGCCTTACCCTAGCATTGTAGTGTCGCGCGATCTGCCTTTTATACTTAGCCATACGTATAGCCGCCTCTTCTCTCCTTGCTTCCAGCAGGTCCAAGTTAAGACGTAACTCTTCCTCATTGTCCCGAGCTATGAAATTCTGAACCCTACCCGAAGGAACTCCTATCTCCGCAGGGATCACCGCCTCTGCTCCGTAGGTCAGAACAAAAGGAGTCTCCTGGGTAGCAGTTCGGGGAGTGGTTCGGTAAGCCCACAGTATGGTTGGCAGCTCTTCCAACCACCCAGTTCGAGCAAACTCCATTCGTGTCTTCAAGCCGTGCAGGATGGTTCTGTTGACGTTCTCCACCTGGCCATTGCTTGAGGGTGGCCTACCGAAGTGAAGTGCTGCCGGATCCCGAGCTCCGAACACCAGCCTTGAAGAGCACTATCAGTGAATTGGCGTCCGTTATCTGAGACCAGGACACGGGGTATACCAAATCGGCAAACGATATTTTTCCAGAGGAACTTTTGCACCGACCTGCTGCTAATGGTAATAAGGGGCTCGGCCTCCACCCACTTGGTGAAATAATCTATAGCCACCACTACATGCTCATAACCCCCCGGAGCTCGGGGAAAAGGACCTAACAGGTCGATTCCCCATTGGAAAAAGGGCCAAGGGCTCTGAAGAGGCATCATCTCCTGGGTTGAAGCGTGATGGATCGGCGCGTGCATCTGGCAGGACTTACATCGAGCTACCAGCTCGGCTGAATCCGAGAACATGGTCGGCCAATAGTGCCCGGACAGCATTCCCTTCTTGGCCAAAACCCTTGGGCCGACGTGGTTTCCACAGATGCCCTCGTGCAGCTCACGCAGGATGTAGTCTCCCTCCTCCGGAGTGATGCACCTCAGCCACGGGCGTAGGTAAGATTTCTTGTAAAGTACCCCATTCGAGAGCTCGTACCCCCGCGACCTGAGGAGAACCCTCCGTGCCTCTACTCGGCTTGGAGGGAGCTCTCCACCAGCCAGGTACCGTACTATGGGATCCATCCACGAGCTTATTACCTGAATAACAGCTGCTTCGAGCTGGTCATACGCCCGATTTCTGACAACCTCCACCAGGACCTCTTTGTTCAACGTGCCGACCGAGGTGGAAGCTAGCTTGGACAGAGCATCCGCTCTCTTATTCTGGCTTCGCGGGACCTGCTTAAGCGTGAATGCCTTGAACTGGGTTCTCAGCTCATGTACCTTGGCGACGTATCTCCTTAAGGGCTCCTCTTTAACTTCGTAACTTCCCCCGACCTGGTTGACTATCAGCTGTGAGTCGCTGTAGACTTCTATTGACTCAGCCCCCAGCTTCCGGGCTATCATCATCCCCGCGATCAGAGCCTCATACTCGGACTCATTGTTGGAGGCTCTGAAATCAAATCTCAGGGCGTAGGCCAACTCATCCCCCAAGGGGCTGGTCAGGAGAAGTCCCGCTCCGCATCCGTCCTTGCTTGAAGATCCATCCACGAACAGTGTCCAGGTCGGGATGGTCTGATCGACCTGGCCCGTGGCCTGTTCAGCCTCAACAGCCTCTTTGACCTGTTCGGCCTTGGCTTCCTTTGTGGCCTGTCCGACCCCGGCAAGTCCCTCGGCCTGCTTGGCCTCGACTGCGTCTATGGTCTGTTCAGCCATGGAAGTCTGAGTGCCTTTCACGACCTCGGCAGCTTCCCCGACCTGCCTGGCCTCAGCTACGTCTTGGGTCGACTTGGTCTCGGCGGCCTGCGCGACCTCGACAGTTCCTCTGGCCTGCACAGCCTTGACTGCGCCACTGGTTAGCTCGGCTTGCAACTGTTCTTGCCCAAAGGAGATTCCTTCGGCTATGAAATCCGCCAATGCTTGATCCTTAATGGCCGTGCGGGGTTGGTAGCTGAGATCGTATTCAGACAGCTCCACGGCCCACCTTACCATTCTTCCTGATGCATCAGGCTTTGAGAGAATTTGCTTGAGAGGTTGGTCGGTCATGACCACCACGGGGTGAGTTTGCAAGTACGACCTGAGCTTCCGGGTCGCGTGCACCAATGCTAGAATATACCGCTCAATTGACGTGTACCTCTGCTCCGCCCCCTGCAAAGCTCGGCTGACATAGTATATGGGTTTCTGAATTTTACCTTCTTCTCGAACTAGTACCGCACTGATCGCCTCCTCCCCAACTGCTAGATAGATGAATAAGACTTCTCCTTGTGCGGGAGAGGTCAAAGCTGGCAAGCGTGCGATGTGGGCTTTGAGCTCGTCAAAAGCGAGCTGGCACTCGGGAGTCCATTCGAACTGGGGACCTCTTCGCAGGGCCCTGAAGAAGGGGTAATCCCGAACGGCTGACTTCGACAGGAACCTGTTCAGGGCCGCCATCCTGCCAGCTAGCCGCTGGACCTCTTTTATGTTTCGGGGAGGAGCCATGTCCATGATAGCTTTCACCTTGTCGGGATTAGCTCTTACCCCGTGCTTGGATATCATGTACCCCAGAAACTT is drawn from Coffea arabica cultivar ET-39 chromosome 1c, Coffea Arabica ET-39 HiFi, whole genome shotgun sequence and contains these coding sequences:
- the LOC140005972 gene encoding uncharacterized protein, which codes for MEFARTGWLEELPTILWAYRTTPRTATQETPFVLTYGAEAVIPAEIGVPSGRVQNFIARDNEEELRLNLDLLEARREEAAIRMAKYKRQIARHYNARVRPLSFKPGDLVLRKNSVSRLQGIGKLDPNWEGPYVVKEADRAGYCKLAHLGGEEVPRTWHNSNLRIFR
- the LOC140005973 gene encoding uncharacterized protein — protein: MKFPTPEGVAEVLGDPEVARACYIATLKGKEKLVAQTTCLEPWEPAEKEERLETDESLVELSICPERTDRVVKTGAGLSELTRRALESLLEEYAEIFAWSADDMPGVSPELAVHKLHVDPNIRPVKQKKRNFAPERNEIVKEEVGKLLEAKIVKEIYYPTWLANPVLVKKEDRAWRMCVDFTDLNKACPKDCYPLPRIDQLVDSTTGYEIFCFLDAFKGYHQIALDEADQEKTAFITEYGTYCYTTMPFGLKNAGATYQRLVNKLFKNQIGRNMEVYVDDMLVKSRTQEQFINDLREIFDVLRSSRMRLNPKKCTFGVRSGKFLGYMISKHGVRANPDKVKAIMDMAPPRNIKEVQRLAGRMAALNRFLSKSAVRDYPFFRALRRGPQFEWTPECQLAFDELKAHIARLPALTSPAQGEVLFIYLAVGEEAISAVLVREEGKIQKPIYYVSRALQGAEQRYTSIERYILALVHATRKLRSYLQTHPVVVMTDQPLKQILSKPDASGRMVRWAVELSEYDLSYQPRTAIKDQALADFIAEGISFGQEQLQAELTSGAVKAVQARGTVEVAQAAETKSTQDVAEARQVGEAAEVVKGTQTSMAEQTIDAVEAKQAEGLAGVGQATKEAKAEQVKEAVEAEQATGQVDQTIPTWTLFVDGSSSKDGCGAGLLLTSPLGDELAYALRFDFRASNNESEYEALIAGMMIARKLGAESIEVYSDSQLIVNQVGGSYEVKEEPLRRYVAKVHELRTQFKAFTLKQVPRSQNKRADALSKLASTSVGTLNKEVLVEVVRNRAYDQLEAAVIQVISSWMDPIVRYLAGGELPPSRVEARRVLLRSRGYELSNGVLYKKSYLRPWLRCITPEEGDYILRELHEGICGNHVGPRVLAKKGMLSGHYWPTMFSDSAELVARCKSCQMHAPIHHASTQEMMPLQSPWPFFQWGIDLLGPFPRAPGGYEHVVVAIDYFTKWVEAEPLITISSRSVQKFLWKNIVCRFGIPRVLVSDNGRQFTDSALQGWCSELGIRQHFTSVGHPQAMARWRTSTEPSCTA